In Paralichthys olivaceus isolate ysfri-2021 chromosome 1, ASM2471397v2, whole genome shotgun sequence, the following are encoded in one genomic region:
- the LOC109625143 gene encoding homeobox-containing protein 1-like isoform X3 — protein MFQQCEEPRFTIEQIDLLQRLRRTGITQAEVLHALDTLDHLDRQHGHKLTHKPSYMPPSSSSSTVAASSSMTSAATQTSFPDNQLSMSPNNNFDTTSLPLPVPVASPVVMAAVAQNGLVAVSNGRLSPPRFPLGVVGGSVTAPGYGFEASEEDIDVDEKVEDLMRRDSALIKEEIKSFLANRRISQAVVAQVTGISQSRISHWLLQQGSDLSEQKKRAFFRWYQLEKTNPGATLAMRAAPLALEDIMEWQQAPPPFGAAPGGFRLRRGSRFTWRKECLAVMESYFSDNQYPDEAKREDIATACNAVIHKPGKKLTDLERVTSLKVYNWFANRRKDIKRRANIAILESHGIEVQSPGGQSNSDEVDGNDFPDQGCEVSLFEKRASARQFGFSRADLSSPTQVPTLLPSWFSALSRGGLSGQRGTSLIGRSPVTGTGPQAEGSRLTGVSWSPPSPSLQDEPTIHSVLSEPQDPIGLEKAAANQVEGAGCSAGNDIKTEMLEDD, from the exons ATGTTCCAGCAGTGTGAAGAGCCTCGTTTCACCATCGAGCAGATCGACCTCCTCCAGAGGTTGAGGAGAACTGGGATCACCCAGGCGGAGGTCCTCCATGCCCTGGACACCCTTGACCACCTGGACCGGCAACATGGACATAAGTTGACCCACAAACCTTCCTACATGCCTCCCTCATCTTCTTCCAGCACCGTCGCTGCCTCTTCATCCATGACTTCTGCTGCCACTCAGACAAGCTTCCCTGACAACCAACTTTCCATGTCACCCAACAATAACTTCGACACCACCTCCCTGCCTCTGCCGGTTCCAGTTGCCTCACCTGTTGTTATGGCAGCGGTGGCTCAGAACGGCCTGGTTGCCGTCAGCAATGGGAGGCTGTCACCGCCGCGGTTTCCTCTTGGCGTGGTTGGTGGCAGTGTAACAGCACCAGGCTACGGGTTTGAGGCCAGTGAAGAGGACATAGATGTTGATGAAAAGGTGGAGGACTTGATGAG AAGGGACAGTGCTTTGATCAAAGAGGAGATTAAATCCTTCCTGGCAAACAGGCGGATTTCCCAGGCCGTGGTCGCTCAGGTAACGG gGATCAGTCAGAGTCGGATCTCCCATTGGCTCCTACAGCAGGGATCTGATCTCAGCGAGCAGAAGAAACGAGCCTTCTTTCGCTGGTACCAGCTGGAGAAGACCAACCCGG GTGCCACTCTGGCCATGCGAGCTGCCCCACTGGCTCTGGAGGACATAATGGAGTGGCAACAAGCTCCGCCCCCGTTTGGCGCTGCCCCTGGTGGCTTCCGTCTTCGGCGGGGGAGCAGATTCACCTGGAGGAAGGAGTGTCTGGCTGTCatggagag CTACTTCAGTGATAACCAGTACCCTGATGAAGCGAAGAGAGAGGATATCGCCACTGCCTGCAATGCCGTCATTCATAAACCAG GAAAGAAGCTGACTGATCTGGAGAGGGTCACATCTCTGAAGGTCTACAACTGGTTTGCAAACCGACGCAAAGACATCAAGAGGCGCGCCAACATTG CCATCTTGGAGAGTCACGGCATCGAGGTTCAGAGTCCTGGAGGTCAGTCCAACAGTGACGAGGTGGATGGCAACGACTTCCCTGACCAG GGATGTGAGGTTTCCTTATTTGAGAAGAGGGCTTCAGCCAGGCAGTTTGGGTTCAGTAGAGCTGACCTCTCCTCTCCAACCCAG GTTCCCACACTGCTCCCCAGCTGGTTCTCCGCTCTGAGTAGAGGAGGCTTGTCCGGACAGAGGGGCACGTCTCTGATTGGCCGCTCCCCAGTGACAGGCACAGGTCCTCAGGCAGAAGGATCCAGATTGACGGGCGTGTCCTGGTCTCCACCGTCTCCTTCCCTCCAGGACGAACCCACCATCCACAGCGTGCTGTCCGAGCCCCAGGACCCCATCGGGTTGGAGAAGGCGGCTGCCAATCAGGTGGAAGGGGCGGGCTGCAGCGCGGGGAATGACATCAAGACGGAAATGCTTGAGGATGACTGA
- the LOC109625143 gene encoding homeobox-containing protein 1-like isoform X2 has translation MFQQCEEPRFTIEQIDLLQRLRRTGITQAEVLHALDTLDHLDRQHGHKLTHKPSYMPPSSSSSTVAASSSMTSAATQTSFPDNQLSMSPNNNFDTTSLPLPVPVASPVVMAAVAQNGLVAVSNGRLSPPRFPLGVVGGSVTAPGYGFEASEEDIDVDEKVEDLMRRDSALIKEEIKSFLANRRISQAVVAQVTGISQSRISHWLLQQGSDLSEQKKRAFFRWYQLEKTNPGATLAMRAAPLALEDIMEWQQAPPPFGAAPGGFRLRRGSRFTWRKECLAVMESYFSDNQYPDEAKREDIATACNAVIHKPGKKLTDLERVTSLKVYNWFANRRKDIKRRANIAAILESHGIEVQSPGGQSNSDEVDGNDFPDQGCEVSLFEKRASARQFGFSRADLSSPTQVPTLLPSWFSALSRGGLSGQRGTSLIGRSPVTGTGPQAEGSRLTGVSWSPPSPSLQDEPTIHSVLSEPQDPIGLEKAAANQVEGAGCSAGNDIKTEMLEDD, from the exons ATGTTCCAGCAGTGTGAAGAGCCTCGTTTCACCATCGAGCAGATCGACCTCCTCCAGAGGTTGAGGAGAACTGGGATCACCCAGGCGGAGGTCCTCCATGCCCTGGACACCCTTGACCACCTGGACCGGCAACATGGACATAAGTTGACCCACAAACCTTCCTACATGCCTCCCTCATCTTCTTCCAGCACCGTCGCTGCCTCTTCATCCATGACTTCTGCTGCCACTCAGACAAGCTTCCCTGACAACCAACTTTCCATGTCACCCAACAATAACTTCGACACCACCTCCCTGCCTCTGCCGGTTCCAGTTGCCTCACCTGTTGTTATGGCAGCGGTGGCTCAGAACGGCCTGGTTGCCGTCAGCAATGGGAGGCTGTCACCGCCGCGGTTTCCTCTTGGCGTGGTTGGTGGCAGTGTAACAGCACCAGGCTACGGGTTTGAGGCCAGTGAAGAGGACATAGATGTTGATGAAAAGGTGGAGGACTTGATGAG AAGGGACAGTGCTTTGATCAAAGAGGAGATTAAATCCTTCCTGGCAAACAGGCGGATTTCCCAGGCCGTGGTCGCTCAGGTAACGG gGATCAGTCAGAGTCGGATCTCCCATTGGCTCCTACAGCAGGGATCTGATCTCAGCGAGCAGAAGAAACGAGCCTTCTTTCGCTGGTACCAGCTGGAGAAGACCAACCCGG GTGCCACTCTGGCCATGCGAGCTGCCCCACTGGCTCTGGAGGACATAATGGAGTGGCAACAAGCTCCGCCCCCGTTTGGCGCTGCCCCTGGTGGCTTCCGTCTTCGGCGGGGGAGCAGATTCACCTGGAGGAAGGAGTGTCTGGCTGTCatggagag CTACTTCAGTGATAACCAGTACCCTGATGAAGCGAAGAGAGAGGATATCGCCACTGCCTGCAATGCCGTCATTCATAAACCAG GAAAGAAGCTGACTGATCTGGAGAGGGTCACATCTCTGAAGGTCTACAACTGGTTTGCAAACCGACGCAAAGACATCAAGAGGCGCGCCAACATTG CAGCCATCTTGGAGAGTCACGGCATCGAGGTTCAGAGTCCTGGAGGTCAGTCCAACAGTGACGAGGTGGATGGCAACGACTTCCCTGACCAG GGATGTGAGGTTTCCTTATTTGAGAAGAGGGCTTCAGCCAGGCAGTTTGGGTTCAGTAGAGCTGACCTCTCCTCTCCAACCCAG GTTCCCACACTGCTCCCCAGCTGGTTCTCCGCTCTGAGTAGAGGAGGCTTGTCCGGACAGAGGGGCACGTCTCTGATTGGCCGCTCCCCAGTGACAGGCACAGGTCCTCAGGCAGAAGGATCCAGATTGACGGGCGTGTCCTGGTCTCCACCGTCTCCTTCCCTCCAGGACGAACCCACCATCCACAGCGTGCTGTCCGAGCCCCAGGACCCCATCGGGTTGGAGAAGGCGGCTGCCAATCAGGTGGAAGGGGCGGGCTGCAGCGCGGGGAATGACATCAAGACGGAAATGCTTGAGGATGACTGA
- the LOC109625143 gene encoding homeobox-containing protein 1-like isoform X1, whose protein sequence is MFQQCEEPRFTIEQIDLLQRLRRTGITQAEVLHALDTLDHLDRQHGHKLTHKPSYMPPSSSSSTVAASSSMTSAATQTSFPDNQLSMSPNNNFDTTSLPLPVPVASPVVMAAVAQNGLVAVSNGRLSPPRFPLGVVGGSVTAPGYGFEASEEDIDVDEKVEDLMRRDSALIKEEIKSFLANRRISQAVVAQVTGISQSRISHWLLQQGSDLSEQKKRAFFRWYQLEKTNPGATLAMRAAPLALEDIMEWQQAPPPFGAAPGGFRLRRGSRFTWRKECLAVMESYFSDNQYPDEAKREDIATACNAVIHKPGKKLTDLERVTSLKVYNWFANRRKDIKRRANIEAAILESHGIEVQSPGGQSNSDEVDGNDFPDQGCEVSLFEKRASARQFGFSRADLSSPTQVPTLLPSWFSALSRGGLSGQRGTSLIGRSPVTGTGPQAEGSRLTGVSWSPPSPSLQDEPTIHSVLSEPQDPIGLEKAAANQVEGAGCSAGNDIKTEMLEDD, encoded by the exons ATGTTCCAGCAGTGTGAAGAGCCTCGTTTCACCATCGAGCAGATCGACCTCCTCCAGAGGTTGAGGAGAACTGGGATCACCCAGGCGGAGGTCCTCCATGCCCTGGACACCCTTGACCACCTGGACCGGCAACATGGACATAAGTTGACCCACAAACCTTCCTACATGCCTCCCTCATCTTCTTCCAGCACCGTCGCTGCCTCTTCATCCATGACTTCTGCTGCCACTCAGACAAGCTTCCCTGACAACCAACTTTCCATGTCACCCAACAATAACTTCGACACCACCTCCCTGCCTCTGCCGGTTCCAGTTGCCTCACCTGTTGTTATGGCAGCGGTGGCTCAGAACGGCCTGGTTGCCGTCAGCAATGGGAGGCTGTCACCGCCGCGGTTTCCTCTTGGCGTGGTTGGTGGCAGTGTAACAGCACCAGGCTACGGGTTTGAGGCCAGTGAAGAGGACATAGATGTTGATGAAAAGGTGGAGGACTTGATGAG AAGGGACAGTGCTTTGATCAAAGAGGAGATTAAATCCTTCCTGGCAAACAGGCGGATTTCCCAGGCCGTGGTCGCTCAGGTAACGG gGATCAGTCAGAGTCGGATCTCCCATTGGCTCCTACAGCAGGGATCTGATCTCAGCGAGCAGAAGAAACGAGCCTTCTTTCGCTGGTACCAGCTGGAGAAGACCAACCCGG GTGCCACTCTGGCCATGCGAGCTGCCCCACTGGCTCTGGAGGACATAATGGAGTGGCAACAAGCTCCGCCCCCGTTTGGCGCTGCCCCTGGTGGCTTCCGTCTTCGGCGGGGGAGCAGATTCACCTGGAGGAAGGAGTGTCTGGCTGTCatggagag CTACTTCAGTGATAACCAGTACCCTGATGAAGCGAAGAGAGAGGATATCGCCACTGCCTGCAATGCCGTCATTCATAAACCAG GAAAGAAGCTGACTGATCTGGAGAGGGTCACATCTCTGAAGGTCTACAACTGGTTTGCAAACCGACGCAAAGACATCAAGAGGCGCGCCAACATTG aaGCAGCCATCTTGGAGAGTCACGGCATCGAGGTTCAGAGTCCTGGAGGTCAGTCCAACAGTGACGAGGTGGATGGCAACGACTTCCCTGACCAG GGATGTGAGGTTTCCTTATTTGAGAAGAGGGCTTCAGCCAGGCAGTTTGGGTTCAGTAGAGCTGACCTCTCCTCTCCAACCCAG GTTCCCACACTGCTCCCCAGCTGGTTCTCCGCTCTGAGTAGAGGAGGCTTGTCCGGACAGAGGGGCACGTCTCTGATTGGCCGCTCCCCAGTGACAGGCACAGGTCCTCAGGCAGAAGGATCCAGATTGACGGGCGTGTCCTGGTCTCCACCGTCTCCTTCCCTCCAGGACGAACCCACCATCCACAGCGTGCTGTCCGAGCCCCAGGACCCCATCGGGTTGGAGAAGGCGGCTGCCAATCAGGTGGAAGGGGCGGGCTGCAGCGCGGGGAATGACATCAAGACGGAAATGCTTGAGGATGACTGA